The Flavobacterium galactosidilyticum nucleotide sequence CGTGAAAAAGAAACAGGAGCACTATTGCCTGGAGCGTTAGTAACATTATACGATGCTAAAGGCAACAAAGTTGAAAGTACAATTGCTGATAAATTTGCCGTTTTTAATTTTAAAGTAAATTGTGATTCTTCATACAAAGTGACAGCTGTAAAAGAGTATTATGATATGGACGAAAAAATATTTACTACTACAAATAAAGCAGATTTAGAACTTGCTATTAATTTGGATTTAGGCTCTAGCGAATTTGTTTACATTAGAGGTAATTTAATGATCAAAATTAATCCAATATACTTTGATCTTGATAAGTCATTTATTCGCCCTGACGCACAACTTGAACTGGAACGAGTGGTTAGAATCATGGAAAAATATCCACTGCTTAAAATTAATTTAGGCTCACATACAGATAGTAGAGCGAGCGATTCTTACAACTGGTCTCTATCTAACAGAAGAGCACAATCATCTAAAAATTGGATTGTAAGTCAAGGAATTGATGCAAATAGAATTAATGCACAAGGTTATGGTGAAACAGAATTAGTAAATAAATGTTCAAACGATGTTATTTGTTCTGAAGCAGATCATCAATTAAATAGAAGAACTGAATTTATTATTACCAATCCAGAAGTAATTAAATAAAATAACTTAAGAGTCAACTTATTAATAAGTGGGCTATTGAAATATAAAGATGTAAAAGTTATTTCCGAAAAATATTTTTGAGCTTTGTAATTAGCTCAAATATTTTTCAGAATAACTTTTTACATTTTTGGCTATTTACATTATATCTTCAAATGCTAGATCCAATTCTTCCGTACTAAAATCTTCCAAGTACGTTTCAGTTGTTTTAATTGATTGATGTCCTAATCCTTGCTTGATCATTACGGTACTTAAGCCTTTTTTGAGTGATAATGTTGCGAAGGTATGCCTAGCGGTATAAAATGTAACTTTTGTTTTAATACCGCATTCCACTGAAATTTTGTTAAGTAACTTTCCGTAATAATTAAGAACACTTTTCTTTCGATCTCTCAACTGAATCTTAGTATATAGGTTTTGTTCTTTTTCTAAAATCGGAAAAATGTAATCAGTGTCAAACGGTCGATATTTTTCAAAGTAGTGTAAAATTTCATCCATGTATTTATTTTCTGGAATTTTCACATTTAACTTTACCAAGGTTTTATTTCTAATGTATGAAAAGCTACTTAAATCTACATCATCCCATCTTAATTCAGCTAAATCAGTAAAATTCATACCACGGCAGTAGAAACTGAATAAATAAGTATATAATGCTTTGACCGCTTCCTTATTAGTCGAAAAGTCATAATCTAGTAACAATTGTAAGTCCGCTTTACTGAGAGCTTTTTTTACTTTACTAGATTTTAATTTTGAGATGATATAATCTTTGAAAGGATAGTTGTCGCTTGCAACAATTTTTGCCTTGATAGCAGAATTATAAACCGATCTAATATTTCTCATATATACACCAATTCCACCATCATGACTACCGTGAGCTCGCAAATAGGCTTCAAAGGCCACTAAGAAGGTGTAATTTATTTTTGTAAAAGAATAGTTTTGAATATCTGGTGTGAACTTTTTTAGAGCGGAGATTGTATCACGGTACGAACATGCTGAACTTACTTTACCCGCTTCATTAAATTGATTTCTCTTCAATTCAAAATAAGGCAAAAAATTTAATTTTTCAATCTCTTGTGGTCTAAATAAAGAATCAAATATTTCTAAATTAAATTCTTGTTCTTGCTCAATCATTAAGTCCAATATTTTTGAAGCATCTTGTTTGAATTTGTATAAAATTCGATTGGCTTGTAAAAAGTTTGGAGATTTTGAAGTAAATTCACTCGCACTTTCGTTCCAGAATTTAGGAGCAGAATTATAAGGCGTTTTGTAGAATTTCGATTTCCTATTAATAGTTACACGTAAATTAACAGGGCAAGTTCCATTGCTTAATTTTGTCTTTTTTAAGATTAATTTTACACTAGCTTTCATTTTAATATTTTTAAAATTTAATAATGAGTACAACATATGTACAACAAATGCTGGCATTTGATGAAACATGATGAAACAAAAATATTTTTAAAAATCATAAAACATTGAAAAACAGTAACTTTGAAGTTAAATGCAGTTTAATGCAAAGACTATTTGTCTATCTCATAATCAGGTGGTCCCTGGTTCGAGCCCAGGTGGGACCACAGTTAATACTTAAAAAGCCTTTCAAGCAATTGAAGGGCTTTTTTGGTTTTGTGTCAAAATAGAATTTTATAATATTCATAATTTTAACAATATTGCTTTTTTTTATTAAAACTAAATACTTAATTTGTAGCCAATTAATTTTTAAATTAAAAATTTCCTTATTGACAATGTTTATTATTTTGGCAAATTAATGAAAATAACAAAAAAAATTATATTGACAGTACTCATGTTTTTATATGGAGTATTGGATATGTTTTGTAAAACGGACGATCCGCCTACTCCATCTAAATATAAGAAGCCGCCTCCGCCTCCAGGATTGCCAATAGATGAAAATATTTATATGCTGCTTATAGTTGCCTTATTTTTAGGAATTTATATCATTTATAATAATAAGTTAAAAACAAAAACTCCAACTTAAATTGGAGTTTTTGTTTTTTAAAATAATTGTTCTCTATTTGTTAGAATACAATCGAGAAACATATTTTCCAATCACATCAAATTCTAAGTTAATTTTTGTTCCTACCTTGAAAGTTTTAAAGTTGGTGTGCTCATGAGTATACGGAATAATTGCAACACTAAATTGATTGTTTTTAGAGTTTACAACCGTTAAGCTAACTCCGTTTACTGTAATAGAACCCTTTTCGATTGTGATGTTGTTTAGTGTAGTATCATATTCAAAGGTGTAAAGCCAACTTCCATTAGTCTCTTGTGCAGCAATGCAAGTGCCTGTTTGATCCACGTGTCCTTGAACAATATGGCCATCAAGTCGGTCACCAAGTTTCATCGCTCTTTCAAGGTTGATGCTGTCTCCAACTTTCCAAGATCCTAAATTTGTCTTTTTTATTGTTTCATCAATTGCGGTTACAGTGTAAGAGTTGTCTTTTATCGCTACAACCGTAAGGCATACTCCGTTATGAGCGACACTTTGATCTATTTTAAGTTCACCAGTAAAAGAGGAGTTCATTGTTATGTGTAAATTGGTATTTTCTTTTTTTATTTCTTGGATAGTGCCAAGGCTTTCTATGATTCCTGTAAACATTTCTTGTTTTATTTTACTAAATTTGCACTTCAAAATTAGCAATAAATAACGGTAAGTCATGATGAAAAAAGCAGAAAATATAATCGTAGGAATTTCTATTGGAGATTTAAACGGTATTGGAAGCGAGGTTGTTTTAAAAACATTTGAGGATGCTCGTATGTTAGAGTTGTGTACTCCGGTAATCTTTGCGAACGTTAAGTTGATGTCTTTTGTGAAAAAGAGTTTTCAGTCAACTTCAATTTTGCATGGAATTGATCGATTAGATCAGATTGTTCTTGGAAAAATAAATATTTTAAATCTTTGGAAAGAAAGTGTAGATCTTAAACTTGGTGAAAGCGATCCTAAAGTAGGAGAATATGCAATAAAATCATTTGTTGCGGCAACCAAAGCTTTAAAAGAAGGATTGGTTGATGTTCTAGTTACTGCGCCAATAAGCAAATATAATATTCAATCGGAGGAGTTTAAGTTTCCTGGGCATACTGATTATTTAGATCAGGAATTAGAAGGAAATGCACTGATGTTAATGGTTCAGGATAATTTGAGAGTGGGTTTGTTAACGGATCATATTCCTTTAAGTGAAGTGGCAAAACATCTTACGGAAGAGCTAATAAAAAGGAAAATTGAAACGATAAAGCAAACTTTGATTCAAGATTTTAGTATTAATAAGCCTAAAATTGCAGTGTTGGGTCTAAACCCTCATTGCGGAGATGGAGGAGTTATTGGGAGCGAAGATGATTTAATTATAAAACCTGTTTTGAAAAAATTATTTGAAAAAGGTACCTTGGTTTTTGGTCCTTTTGCAGCGGATGGGTTTTTTGGTAGTAATCAGTACGAGAAATATGATGCGGTTATTGCGACATACCATGACCAAGGATTGATTCCGTTTAAAACTCTGTCTTTTGGGAAAGGAGTAAATTATACAGCGGGATTAAATAAAATTAGAACATCTCCTGATCATGGTACCGCCTATGACATTGCAGGAAAGGGTGAGGCTGATTTTAATTCTTTTAAAGAAGCAGTATATTTAGCAATAGATATTTATCATTCGAGAAATCAATATGCTGAAATCAGTGAAAAACCATTGAAAACAAAAGAAAAGCAGTTGTGAACAAAAAAAAGTGAATAAGATTATTAGATTTGCAATAATTTTATATCTTTGCACTCCCGAAGTTTAGGGGTAAATTGTTGTTGAAATGAAGAACACAAAAGAATATTTAATTCCTTTTGTAGGATTAAAGCTAGGGAAACATCATTTTGAGTATCAAATTAGTAATGCGTTCTTTGAAATCTTTGATTATAATGAATATCAAAATTCAGATATCAAAGTAAATGTAGTTTTAGAGAAAAAAAGTACGCTGTTAGAATTGAGTTTCAAGCATAAGGGTGTTGTAAATGTACCTTGCGACTTAACAAGCGAAGATTTTGATTTGTCAATTAAAGGCAAGATGAAGTTAATCGTTCGTTTTGGAGAAGAGTTTAATAATGACAATGAAGAGTTATTGATTTTGCCGCACGGGGAGTTTGAAATTGATCTTGCGCAGTACATTTATGAAATGATTGTATTGTCAGTCCCTCTAAGACGCGTTCATCCAGGCATAAAAGATGGAAGTTTAAAAACGGAAGCGTTAACTAAGCTTAATGAGCTTAAAGTAAAGGAAGTAAAAAAAGAGAATAAAGAAGAAGATATAGACCCACGTTGGGACAAATTAAAGCAACTATTAACGGATAAATAATATAGTAAAATGGCGCATCCTAAGAGAAAAATCTCCAAAACAAGAAGAGATAAAAGAAGAACACATTACAAAGCTACTGTAGCTCAAATCGCTACTTGTCCAATCACTGGAGAGGCACATTTATACCACAGAGCTTACTGGCATGAAGGTAAAATGTATTACAGAGGGCAAGTTGTTATAGATAAATCTGTAGCGGTTGCATAATGCATTTTTGTAAATAATACTCTAACTCTCACTTCGTGAGAGTTTTTTTGTTGTTTATGATTTTCTTTAAATAAGAAGTTCCGACTCAAAATAAAACGGAATTTTTTTTGTATTTTTCACGTCTTTTCAAAAAATTTCGAATGGTCAAATTTGAAAGTAAATAAATTGCATCTTATGAATACAATCACAGCCGCAATCACCGCTGTTGGAGCTTATGTCCCTGACTTTGTGTTGACTAACAAAGCTCTTGAAGCGATGGTTGATACTAATGATGAGTGGATTACCTCTCGCACAGGAATAAAAGAAAGGCGAATTCTCAAAGATGAGGATAAAGGAACGTCTTTTTTAGCAATCAAAGCAGCACAGGATTTGTTAGCGAAGGCCAATATTGACCCTCTAGAAATAGATCTACTTATCATGGCAACTGCAACCTCAGATATGCCAGTTGCTTCTACTGGAGTTTATGTTGCAACTCAAATTGGGGCTACAAATGCTTTTGCTTATGATTTGCAAGCTGCATGTTCTAGTTTCTTATTTGGAATGTCAACTGCTGCTGCCTACATACAATCTGGAAGGTATAAA carries:
- a CDS encoding site-specific integrase, whose amino-acid sequence is MKASVKLILKKTKLSNGTCPVNLRVTINRKSKFYKTPYNSAPKFWNESASEFTSKSPNFLQANRILYKFKQDASKILDLMIEQEQEFNLEIFDSLFRPQEIEKLNFLPYFELKRNQFNEAGKVSSACSYRDTISALKKFTPDIQNYSFTKINYTFLVAFEAYLRAHGSHDGGIGVYMRNIRSVYNSAIKAKIVASDNYPFKDYIISKLKSSKVKKALSKADLQLLLDYDFSTNKEAVKALYTYLFSFYCRGMNFTDLAELRWDDVDLSSFSYIRNKTLVKLNVKIPENKYMDEILHYFEKYRPFDTDYIFPILEKEQNLYTKIQLRDRKKSVLNYYGKLLNKISVECGIKTKVTFYTARHTFATLSLKKGLSTVMIKQGLGHQSIKTTETYLEDFSTEELDLAFEDIM
- a CDS encoding riboflavin synthase — its product is MFTGIIESLGTIQEIKKENTNLHITMNSSFTGELKIDQSVAHNGVCLTVVAIKDNSYTVTAIDETIKKTNLGSWKVGDSINLERAMKLGDRLDGHIVQGHVDQTGTCIAAQETNGSWLYTFEYDTTLNNITIEKGSITVNGVSLTVVNSKNNQFSVAIIPYTHEHTNFKTFKVGTKINLEFDVIGKYVSRLYSNK
- the pdxA gene encoding 4-hydroxythreonine-4-phosphate dehydrogenase PdxA, with product MMKKAENIIVGISIGDLNGIGSEVVLKTFEDARMLELCTPVIFANVKLMSFVKKSFQSTSILHGIDRLDQIVLGKINILNLWKESVDLKLGESDPKVGEYAIKSFVAATKALKEGLVDVLVTAPISKYNIQSEEFKFPGHTDYLDQELEGNALMLMVQDNLRVGLLTDHIPLSEVAKHLTEELIKRKIETIKQTLIQDFSINKPKIAVLGLNPHCGDGGVIGSEDDLIIKPVLKKLFEKGTLVFGPFAADGFFGSNQYEKYDAVIATYHDQGLIPFKTLSFGKGVNYTAGLNKIRTSPDHGTAYDIAGKGEADFNSFKEAVYLAIDIYHSRNQYAEISEKPLKTKEKQL
- a CDS encoding YceD family protein — translated: MKNTKEYLIPFVGLKLGKHHFEYQISNAFFEIFDYNEYQNSDIKVNVVLEKKSTLLELSFKHKGVVNVPCDLTSEDFDLSIKGKMKLIVRFGEEFNNDNEELLILPHGEFEIDLAQYIYEMIVLSVPLRRVHPGIKDGSLKTEALTKLNELKVKEVKKENKEEDIDPRWDKLKQLLTDK
- the rpmF gene encoding 50S ribosomal protein L32, which gives rise to MAHPKRKISKTRRDKRRTHYKATVAQIATCPITGEAHLYHRAYWHEGKMYYRGQVVIDKSVAVA